Proteins encoded together in one Methanotorris formicicus Mc-S-70 window:
- the hypD gene encoding hydrogenase formation protein HypD translates to MININDKQIIKKAIETINKLSQKVDDVKIMHVCGSHEHTICKYGIREVLPENITVIPGPGCPVCVTTQKEIDTAIYLAENNYTITTLGDMYRVPGSEKSLMEAQSEGCDVRIVYSISDAVKIAKEDNKVVFVAIGFETTAPTTGAELISLKNKNKDINFYILNCHRQTPPVMEFLLNEGNVNLDGFICPGHVSTITGLKPYYEPCKKYNAPMVVAGFEPIDVLMAIIMILKQIINREAKVENEYKRAVREEGNVIAQKIMNEVFEPIDIPWRGFPVIKNGGLGLKEKYKKFDILEVEEVPPIKEKIPKGCICDKILRGEKFPTDCPLFGTVCTPLNPVGSCMVSDEGTCRIFYKYRKLV, encoded by the coding sequence ATGATAAACATCAACGACAAACAAATAATAAAAAAGGCAATAGAAACAATAAACAAACTCTCTCAAAAAGTGGATGATGTTAAGATAATGCATGTTTGCGGTTCTCATGAGCACACAATTTGTAAATATGGAATTAGGGAGGTTTTGCCAGAAAATATAACTGTAATCCCTGGCCCTGGATGTCCTGTTTGTGTCACAACGCAGAAAGAGATAGACACAGCAATATATTTGGCAGAAAATAACTATACAATAACAACATTGGGAGACATGTACAGAGTTCCAGGAAGTGAAAAATCATTAATGGAGGCACAATCAGAGGGGTGTGATGTTAGGATTGTTTATAGCATAAGTGATGCTGTGAAAATAGCAAAGGAAGATAATAAAGTTGTTTTTGTTGCAATAGGTTTTGAAACAACCGCCCCAACAACAGGTGCGGAACTTATAAGTCTCAAAAATAAAAATAAAGATATAAACTTTTATATCTTAAATTGCCATAGACAAACCCCCCCAGTAATGGAATTTTTGTTGAATGAGGGGAATGTTAATTTAGATGGATTTATCTGTCCTGGGCATGTCTCAACAATAACTGGACTAAAGCCCTACTATGAACCATGCAAAAAATACAATGCCCCAATGGTTGTTGCTGGATTTGAGCCAATAGACGTTTTAATGGCAATAATCATGATTTTAAAGCAAATAATAAATAGGGAGGCAAAGGTAGAGAATGAATACAAAAGAGCAGTTAGAGAGGAGGGTAATGTAATAGCCCAAAAAATCATGAATGAGGTTTTTGAACCAATAGACATTCCATGGAGAGGATTCCCAGTTATTAAAAATGGTGGTTTAGGATTGAAAGAAAAATATAAAAAATTTGATATTCTTGAGGTGGAGGAAGTTCCTCCAATAAAGGAGAAGATACCAAAAGGTTGCATCTGTGATAAAATATTGAGAGGGGAAAAGTTTCCAACTGACTGTCCGTTGTTTGGAACTGTATGCACTCCTTTAAATCCTGTTGGAAGTTGCATGGTTTCTGATGAGGGGACATGTAGGATATTTTATAAGTATAGGAAATTAGTATAA